The [Eubacterium] eligens ATCC 27750 genome segment GCTAACGGACTTATGAACAGAGGCTTTGATATCGTATCTGGTGGTACAGATAACCATCTTATGCTTGTTAACCTCTTAAGCAAGGGCAAGACTGGTAAGGAAGTTGAGAAGCTTCTTGATGCAGCTAATATTACATGTAACAAGAATACAATTCCTAATGACCCGGCTTCTCCATTCGTAACAAGCGGTATCAGACTTGGTACAGCAGCCGTTACAACAAGAGGCTTCAATGAGGCTGATATGGATGTTGTTGCAGAAGCAATTGCTATGCTTGTTGATGATGTAGATGCTAACCAGGCTAAGGCAATGGAACTTGTTAAGGGACTTACAGATAAGTACCCACTTTATGAATAAAGATTTTTACTTATAATTACCTTAAGAATTAAAGAAAAAATGCATATTTTTGTTATTGCAATTTCAGGCACTTGGTACTATAGTTAATGGCGAAGTGCAAAGGGGCACGAAGGTGAAAGCTTTCGTGTCCTTTTTTGTATTCAGGAAACTAAGAAAGGTGCGTGGCGTTATGGGAAAGTTAGAAGGAAAAGTTGCAGTAATTACCGGAGCATCAAAAGGCATCGGTGAAGGAATCGCCAAAGTGTATGCAAAGTATGGTGCAAAATGTGTGCTTGCAGCAAGAGGACCTAAGGTACTTGAACTTGCAGAGCAGTTGAAAAGCGAAGGGTATGAGGCAACAGGTGTTCAGGTTGATGTATCTGATTACAAGAGTGTTGAAAGAATTGTTGAAGTTGCTGAGAAAACATATGGAAAGATTGATGTACTTGTATGTAACGCAGGTGTATGTGTTCTTGAAGACTTTCTTGAAGATGACACATTTGAAAATAGGGACTTACATCTTGATATTAATGTCAAAGGTGCATGGAATGTGGCAAAAGCTGTTATTCCAAGCATGATAGCAAATGGTGGTGGTGCAATCGTAGTTACAAGCTCTGTAACAGGAGATATGGTTGCTGATCCGGGAGAGGTTGCATATGCAACATCTAAGGCGGCACTGGTAGGATTTACGAAGGCACTTGCAAGAGAATTTGCAGATAAGAATATAAGAGTTAATGCAATATGTCCGGGATATGTAAGGACACCGCTTGTTGAAGGAATGGCAAAGCAGTCAGACCCGGAGAATCCGGAGAGAGCAATACAGGCAATTGCAGATGCAGTTCCTTTGAAGAGACTGGCTGACCCTGAGGAGGTTGGAGAACTTGCAGCATTCCTTGGATGTTATGAATCAAGCTACATAACCGGAACACAGATAGTTATTGATGGCGGAAGCACATTGCCGGAAACAACATCTATGGGACAGTAATTAAATATAAGAAAAGTACAAAGGCGTACATGAATCGGATAGATTTGTGTACGCCTTTTCTGATTGGAGGATAATGACATGGCATTTGAAAATGTTGATTTATTTGATGCGGTTGCAAATGCTTCGCTTGAAAAATACGGATGGCAGGACAGATGTGAGGCGAAACTCATAGTGCTGTCGGAGAATGCAACCTATATGGTCAAGAACAAAGAAACAGGTGAAAAAGAGGGAGTGCTTAGAATAAGCAGACCGGGTTATCACACATTGGATGAGCTTAATTCAGAGATGAAGTGGTTAAGACAGATTAATGACTACACACCGCTTCTTGTAGCTAATCCTATAAAAGGGCTTGATGGTAAGAATATACAGGAGATTACAGGACCGGATGGAAATGTATATTTCTGCGTTATATGTGATTTTCTTCCGGGAGAAGCACCTGATGAGAATAACGAGGAGCAGATGGTAAAGCAGTTCAGATATCTCGGCGAGACAACAGCTTATCTTCACCGTCAGACAGAGATATGGAACGGAACAGACAAGCTTGACCGTATGGTATGGACTTACGACACGATAATAGGTGAACATGCTGCATGGGGTGACTGGAGAGCATTTCCAGAGATGACCCCGGAGGCAGAAAATATATTGTCAGAGGTTTCAAGAATTATTAAGAGAAGACTTGAAAGATATGGAACTAATGAGAATAATTTTGGACTCATACATGCAGATTTAAGATTAGCTAATCTGCTTATTGAGGGCGACCAGATTAAGGTTATTGATTTTGATGACTGCGGTTTTGGATGGCACTTACATGACCTTGCGTCAGCGCTTAGTTTTATTGAGGACAAGCCAATTGTTCCAAAGCTTGTAAATGCATGGCTTGCAGGATATAAGAAGGTTCTTCCGTTCACTGATACGGATTTTGAAGAAATAGACACATTTATAATGATGAGAAGATTACAGCTTACTGCATGGCTTGCATCTCATCAGGAATCAGGTCCGGTAGCAGAATTAAGTGTCGGCTGGATGGACGGAACCATGGAATTAGCCGAAAGGTATCTTAGATTATTTGGCTAGGCACATAAGAAATCTTCGTGACAACAAATCATGAACAACAATAAGGGAGGAAGCTATTATGGGCGAAAAGAAAACAAATGCATTATCTAAATCAATGAAGCTGATTTATGTATATGCGATGGCAACGGGAGCAATATTTACATTTATGTGTTACTGGGATGGTATATTCATGTCATATACAGGTCCCGGAACATTCTTGGCATTTGCACTTATGACACTGGCAGTACTGCCGACAGCATTTGTGTATGCTGAATTCTCGACAATGTTACCAAGTACAGGTTCGTGTCTGGTATTCAATACGGTAAGTATTAACAAGCATGCAGGTTTCTGGTCAGCGTGGCTTATCATGTGTGCATGGATAGCCGTTCCTGCAGCAGGTGTACTTGGAATTATCGAATGGTTAAATCATCAGTTTGGTCTGGGACTTATAGGCGGCAAGGCAGTTATTGTCGGTTCATTAGTACTGTGCTTCTGGTGTGTACTCAGTCTTTATAAAAATGTTG includes the following:
- the ucpA gene encoding SDR family oxidoreductase UcpA translates to MGKLEGKVAVITGASKGIGEGIAKVYAKYGAKCVLAARGPKVLELAEQLKSEGYEATGVQVDVSDYKSVERIVEVAEKTYGKIDVLVCNAGVCVLEDFLEDDTFENRDLHLDINVKGAWNVAKAVIPSMIANGGGAIVVTSSVTGDMVADPGEVAYATSKAALVGFTKALAREFADKNIRVNAICPGYVRTPLVEGMAKQSDPENPERAIQAIADAVPLKRLADPEEVGELAAFLGCYESSYITGTQIVIDGGSTLPETTSMGQ
- a CDS encoding phosphotransferase enzyme family protein, coding for MAFENVDLFDAVANASLEKYGWQDRCEAKLIVLSENATYMVKNKETGEKEGVLRISRPGYHTLDELNSEMKWLRQINDYTPLLVANPIKGLDGKNIQEITGPDGNVYFCVICDFLPGEAPDENNEEQMVKQFRYLGETTAYLHRQTEIWNGTDKLDRMVWTYDTIIGEHAAWGDWRAFPEMTPEAENILSEVSRIIKRRLERYGTNENNFGLIHADLRLANLLIEGDQIKVIDFDDCGFGWHLHDLASALSFIEDKPIVPKLVNAWLAGYKKVLPFTDTDFEEIDTFIMMRRLQLTAWLASHQESGPVAELSVGWMDGTMELAERYLRLFG